In the Nerophis ophidion isolate RoL-2023_Sa linkage group LG01, RoL_Noph_v1.0, whole genome shotgun sequence genome, one interval contains:
- the LOC133565695 gene encoding gastrula zinc finger protein XlCGF57.1-like isoform X2: protein MDDYCYAKMATSCQRETERESETSSKSPTERKTKTANEDIRQPIGHPEKLPSQLGQSSILNPETLQPPCVKKEEEELRIHQEGESLPGPQEADPTKFSQTVVSVKAEDDDEKTQVDNRVTSLFDSEAQDEVKKPLSSDTDCEDVQPLIGHREELSPQSHGGSFTLKQETPQSPHIKKEEEELWITQEGESLFEPDKDDLTELPLTVVSVKTDEDEEKPKRDNLLTPQSDREAEDEVEVTLSSDTDCEGDVRTDTDNKHSESSKKRGKTCLKCSICDKRFTKKYNLTQHMRKHTGEKPFNCSVCGKSFMIKGHLTQHERIHTGDKPFNCSVCGKIFTQKSNLTQHLRTHTADKPFNCLVCGKRFTQKISFIRHMRIHTEGKSFNCSVCGKSFSIQAHLNEHQKRHTGEKPFNCSVCGKSFSKKCHVTQHILTHTGQKPFNCSVCGKIFSQKSNLTQHLRIHTADKPFMCSVCGNSFTQNGSFTRHMRTHTGEKPFDCSVCGKSYTQKNSFTRHMRTHTGERPFCCSVCGKSFSRNSYVTQHMRTHTGEKPFKCSVCGKRFQSNARAVKHKRTHTGE, encoded by the exons ACATCCGGCAGCCGATTGGTCATCCAGAAAAACTTCCCAGTCAGTTGGGTCAGAGCTCAATTTTGAACCCGGAGACTCTACAGCCACCCTGcgttaagaaggaagaggaggaactccgGATCCATCAGGAAGGAGAGTCTCTTCCAGGACCACAGGAAGCTGATCCCACCAAATTTTCAcagactgttgtctctgtgaaggcTGAAGATGATGACGAGAAAACACAAGTAGACAACCGTGTAACTTCACTATTCGATAGTGAGGCTCAAGACGAGGTTAAAAaacctttgagcagcgatacagactgtgaag ACGTCCAGCCGCTGATTGGTCATCGGGAAGAACTTTCTCCTCAGTCGCACGGGGGGAGCTTCACTCTGAAGCAAGAGACTCCACAGTCgccccacattaaaaaggaagaggaggaactctggatcactcaggagggagagtctCTTTTCGAACCGGACAAGGATGATCTCacagagttgccactgactgttgtctctgtgaagactgacgAGGATGAAGAGAAACCAAAACGAGACAACCTCTTAACTCCACAATCAGATAGGgaggctgaagacgaggttgaagtgactttgagcagcgatacagactgtgaaggtgatgtGAGGACTgacactgacaacaaacactctgaaagctccaaaaagagaggtaaaacgtGTTTGAAATGCTCGATTTGTGATAAAAGATTCACTAAAAAGtacaatttgactcaacacatgaggaaacacacgggagaaaaaccatTTAACTGTTCAGTATGCGGTAAAAGCTTTATGATAAAGGGCCATTTGACTCAACACGAGAGAATACACACAGGAGAcaaaccatttaattgttcagtttgcggtAAAATCTTTACTCAAAAGAGCAATTTGACTCAACACCTAAGAACACACACAGCAGATAAACCATTTAATTGTTTAGTTTGTGGTAAACGCTTTACTCAAAAGATCAGTTTCATtcgacacatgagaatacacacagaAGGAAAATCATTTAACtgctcagtttgtggtaaaagctttTCCATACAAGCCCATCTAAATGAACACCAGAAgagacacacaggagaaaaaccttttaactgttcagtttgtggtaaaagctttTCTAAAAAGTGCCATGTGACCCAACACATACTTACCCACACAGGAcaaaaaccatttaattgttcagtttgtggtaaaatcTTTTCTCAAAAAAGCAATTTGACTCAACACTTAAGAATACACACCGCAGACAAACCGTTTATGTGTTCAGTTTGCGGTAACAGCTTTACTCAAAACGGCAGTTTCactcgacacatgagaacacacacaggagagaagccgtttgattgttcagtttgtggtaaaagctaCACCCAAAAGAACAGCTTCactcgacacatgagaacacacacaggagagagGCCGTTTTGTTGTTCAGTGTGTGGTAAAAGCTTTTCTCGTAATAGTTATGTGacccaacacatgagaacacacaccggggaAAAACCATTTAAATGTTCAGTGTGTGGCAAAAGATTCCAAAGTAATGCACGCGCAGTAAAGCATAAAAGAACACACACGGGAGAATAA
- the LOC133565695 gene encoding gastrula zinc finger protein XlCGF57.1-like isoform X1, with translation MDDYCYAKMATSCQRETERESETSSKSPTERKTKTANEDIRQPIGHPEKLPSQLGQSSILNPETLQPPCVKKEEEELRIHQEGESLPGPQEADPTKFSQTVVSVKAEDDDEKTQVDNRVTSLFDSEAQDEVKKPLSSDTDCEGDMRTHTDNKHSECSKKKRDVQPLIGHREELSPQSHGGSFTLKQETPQSPHIKKEEEELWITQEGESLFEPDKDDLTELPLTVVSVKTDEDEEKPKRDNLLTPQSDREAEDEVEVTLSSDTDCEGDVRTDTDNKHSESSKKRGKTCLKCSICDKRFTKKYNLTQHMRKHTGEKPFNCSVCGKSFMIKGHLTQHERIHTGDKPFNCSVCGKIFTQKSNLTQHLRTHTADKPFNCLVCGKRFTQKISFIRHMRIHTEGKSFNCSVCGKSFSIQAHLNEHQKRHTGEKPFNCSVCGKSFSKKCHVTQHILTHTGQKPFNCSVCGKIFSQKSNLTQHLRIHTADKPFMCSVCGNSFTQNGSFTRHMRTHTGEKPFDCSVCGKSYTQKNSFTRHMRTHTGERPFCCSVCGKSFSRNSYVTQHMRTHTGEKPFKCSVCGKRFQSNARAVKHKRTHTGE, from the exons ACATCCGGCAGCCGATTGGTCATCCAGAAAAACTTCCCAGTCAGTTGGGTCAGAGCTCAATTTTGAACCCGGAGACTCTACAGCCACCCTGcgttaagaaggaagaggaggaactccgGATCCATCAGGAAGGAGAGTCTCTTCCAGGACCACAGGAAGCTGATCCCACCAAATTTTCAcagactgttgtctctgtgaaggcTGAAGATGATGACGAGAAAACACAAGTAGACAACCGTGTAACTTCACTATTCGATAGTGAGGCTCAAGACGAGGTTAAAAaacctttgagcagcgatacagactgtgaaggtgatatgaggactcacactgacaacaaacactctgaatgcTCTAAAAAGAAGAgag ACGTCCAGCCGCTGATTGGTCATCGGGAAGAACTTTCTCCTCAGTCGCACGGGGGGAGCTTCACTCTGAAGCAAGAGACTCCACAGTCgccccacattaaaaaggaagaggaggaactctggatcactcaggagggagagtctCTTTTCGAACCGGACAAGGATGATCTCacagagttgccactgactgttgtctctgtgaagactgacgAGGATGAAGAGAAACCAAAACGAGACAACCTCTTAACTCCACAATCAGATAGGgaggctgaagacgaggttgaagtgactttgagcagcgatacagactgtgaaggtgatgtGAGGACTgacactgacaacaaacactctgaaagctccaaaaagagaggtaaaacgtGTTTGAAATGCTCGATTTGTGATAAAAGATTCACTAAAAAGtacaatttgactcaacacatgaggaaacacacgggagaaaaaccatTTAACTGTTCAGTATGCGGTAAAAGCTTTATGATAAAGGGCCATTTGACTCAACACGAGAGAATACACACAGGAGAcaaaccatttaattgttcagtttgcggtAAAATCTTTACTCAAAAGAGCAATTTGACTCAACACCTAAGAACACACACAGCAGATAAACCATTTAATTGTTTAGTTTGTGGTAAACGCTTTACTCAAAAGATCAGTTTCATtcgacacatgagaatacacacagaAGGAAAATCATTTAACtgctcagtttgtggtaaaagctttTCCATACAAGCCCATCTAAATGAACACCAGAAgagacacacaggagaaaaaccttttaactgttcagtttgtggtaaaagctttTCTAAAAAGTGCCATGTGACCCAACACATACTTACCCACACAGGAcaaaaaccatttaattgttcagtttgtggtaaaatcTTTTCTCAAAAAAGCAATTTGACTCAACACTTAAGAATACACACCGCAGACAAACCGTTTATGTGTTCAGTTTGCGGTAACAGCTTTACTCAAAACGGCAGTTTCactcgacacatgagaacacacacaggagagaagccgtttgattgttcagtttgtggtaaaagctaCACCCAAAAGAACAGCTTCactcgacacatgagaacacacacaggagagagGCCGTTTTGTTGTTCAGTGTGTGGTAAAAGCTTTTCTCGTAATAGTTATGTGacccaacacatgagaacacacaccggggaAAAACCATTTAAATGTTCAGTGTGTGGCAAAAGATTCCAAAGTAATGCACGCGCAGTAAAGCATAAAAGAACACACACGGGAGAATAA